One genomic window of Syntrophales bacterium includes the following:
- a CDS encoding TPM domain-containing protein, protein MVKQTKNPSFQLKEFISISLVIILLFLFAPNSFANEIFPKPVGAINDFAGVIQAQYKQPMNSLALEVLEKTGTSVVVATFKSIGDNDPADFASRLYQTWGIGKKGEDKGILILLAVKERRVRIETGYGVEGILPDGLVGEILDKYVVPFLKTDDYGKGLSNAMIAVSTIVARDANISLTGKTPVYKPNPRRTSRGGNLFTLILFFIIMTMLLGTRRGRAMLPFLMLMLLMGGGGRGAGGFGSFGGGFGGFGGGMSGGGGAGRGF, encoded by the coding sequence ATGGTTAAACAAACAAAAAATCCGTCGTTCCAACTCAAAGAATTTATATCCATATCACTCGTTATAATACTGCTGTTCCTGTTTGCCCCCAATTCTTTCGCAAATGAAATTTTTCCAAAACCTGTGGGCGCCATTAACGACTTCGCCGGGGTTATCCAGGCTCAATATAAACAGCCCATGAACAGCTTAGCCCTTGAAGTACTTGAAAAAACGGGGACATCGGTAGTTGTTGCCACCTTTAAGAGTATCGGGGACAATGACCCTGCCGACTTTGCAAGCCGCCTATATCAAACCTGGGGCATTGGGAAAAAGGGGGAAGACAAGGGAATTCTTATACTTCTTGCTGTTAAGGAAAGAAGAGTCAGGATAGAAACCGGCTACGGGGTTGAAGGAATTCTTCCTGACGGTTTGGTGGGTGAGATCTTAGACAAATATGTGGTACCATTTCTCAAAACGGACGATTACGGCAAGGGTCTGTCAAACGCCATGATAGCGGTATCCACAATCGTGGCCAGGGATGCAAATATATCTTTAACGGGAAAAACACCGGTCTATAAACCGAATCCTCGCAGGACAAGCAGAGGGGGAAATCTTTTCACCCTGATTCTGTTCTTCATTATCATGACAATGCTTTTGGGCACAAGACGTGGAAGGGCGATGCTGCCTTTTCTCATGCTTATGCTATTAATGGGCGGCGGCGGCAGAGGTGCAGGTGGTTTTGGCAGCTTTGGCGGTGGTTTTGGAGGCTTTGGCGGCGGGATGAGCGGGGGCGGTGGTGCCGGCCGGGGATTTTAA